Proteins encoded within one genomic window of Scheffersomyces stipitis CBS 6054 chromosome 3, complete sequence:
- the AOX1 gene encoding Alternative oxidase, mitochondrial precursor (SHAM-sensitive terminal oxidase) (STO1) (Alternative oxidase, mitochondrial precursor (SHAM-sensitive terminal oxidase) (AOX1)~go_component mitochondrial membrane~go_process respiratory gaseous exchange): MLSVQTTRAAKLQLGQLPSIAYTARSGRLHHQFYSTVAEKTANPTPNTSDKTNIFDIRTKVYDETDIRKHDDNQFITHPLFPHPTFSQEDCLKVGYEHRPPRTFGDKMAFRGIELVRGSFDFVTGYKKPKTQADIDSGFKGTRYEMTEGKWLTRCIFLESIAGVPGAVASFIRHLHSLRLLKRDKAWIETLLDEAFNERMHLLTFIKIGKPSWFTRTIIYVGQGVFCNLFFLFYLANPKYCHRFVGYLEEEAVSTYTHFVHELQSGKLPKFENIKIPTIAWQYWPELTENSSMLDLILRIRADEAKHREVNHTLANLDQRKDRNPFGLAIPDLKEPQPESGLKVTKPHGWEKEELKL, translated from the coding sequence ATGCTTTCTGTGCAGACTACAAGAGCCGCCAAGTTGCAACTAGGTCAATTACCTCTGATTGCCTACACCGCCAGAAGTGGAAGACTTCACCACCAATTCTACTCCACCGTTGCTGAAAAGACAGCCAACCCTACGCCAAACACCTCAGATAAAACTAATATTTTTGATATTAGAACCAAGGTGTACGATGAGACTGATATAAGAAAACATGACGACAATCAGTTTATCACCCATCCTTTATTTCCTCATCCTACGTTTTCGCAGGAAGATTGTTTGAAAGTTGGTTACGAACATCGTCCTCCTCGGACTTTTGGTGACAAAATGGCTTTCAGAGGCATTGAACTTGTCAGAGGTTCTTTCGACTTTGTCACCGGTTAcaagaagccaaagacACAGGCTGATATCGATTCAGGTTTTAAAGGTACCAGATACGAGATGACAGAAGGTAAATGGTTGACCAGATGTATATTCTTAGAAAGTATTGCTGGAGTTCCAGGTGCCGTTGCTTCCTTCATCAGACACTTGCATTCTTTAcgtttgttgaagagagaCAAAGCCTGGATCGAAACCTTACTTGATGAAGCATTCAACGAAAGAATGCATTTACTTACCTTCATCAAGATTGGCAAACCTAGTTGGTTCACCAGAACAATCATCTACGTCGGCCAAGGTGTATTCTgcaacttgttcttcttgttctactTGGCCAACCCTAAGTATTGTCACAGGTTTGTTGGCtaccttgaagaagaggctGTTAGTACCTACACTCATTTCGTTCATGAATTACAATCAGGTAAGCTTCCCAAGTTTGAGAACATCAAGATTCCAACCATTGCATGGCAATACTGGCCAGAGTTGACCGAGAATTCGTCCatgttggacttgatttTAAGAATCAGAGCCGACGAAGCCAAGCACAGAGAAGTCAACCACACCTTGGCCAATTTAGATCAAAGAAAGGACAGAAATCCATTTGGGTTGGCAATTCCGGATCTCAAGGAACCGCAACCCGAAAGTGGCTTAAAGGTTACGAAACCCCACGGCTGGgagaaggaagaattgaaattgtaa